A window from Lepus europaeus isolate LE1 chromosome 20, mLepTim1.pri, whole genome shotgun sequence encodes these proteins:
- the LOC133749346 gene encoding serine/threonine-protein kinase MARK2-like has translation MDRNSSQSRAERVVRDTSLEGREDLHVDTSRQLDLQFLAVLGRGSFARVLLACQLSSQRLVAVKLFKEDERDPFGTRRAMREASIMQLLSHENIIELLEVGCVGQHHCLVMELADRGDLHQYVMSRGGLPEPEAMVIFDQILAAVGHCHEQGVAHRDLKLKNLLLDSDMNVRLVDFGLSCQLPEGELVSGFCGTPKYSAPEVFQQEPYDPFAADMWSLGVILFAMLAGAMPFTGKDQEELRDCIQRGSYELPCAASPALKELLSSLLNLDPSDRPTVEVAQEHWWFDPIREGAEGEEVTVVQPLGVPEDPEAQDYLAGLGLLPDAGASVPSGPGGSSRRSLQPDSRSLEQVQPFWQSVGLAVVSPRSLTVLWA, from the coding sequence ATGGACAGGAACAGtagccagagcagagcagagagagtaGTTAGGGACACCAGCCTGGAAGGCCGTGAGGACCTGCATGTGGACACCAGCCGTCAGCTTGATCTCCAGTTTCTGGCAGTCCTGGGCAGGGGCAGCTTTGCCAGGGTGCTGCTGGCCTGCCAGCTGTCCAGCCAGCGGCTGGTGGCCGTGAAGCTGTTCAAGGAAGACGAGAGGGACCCTTTCGGCACCAGGCGAGCGATGCGAGAGGCCAGCATCATGCAGCTCCTGAGCCACGAGAACATCATCGAGCTGCTGGAGGTGGGTTGCGTTGGCCAACACCACTGCCTGGTGATGGAGCTGGCGGACAGGGGTGACCTCCACCAGTACGTGATGAGCCGGGGCGGCCTGCCAGAGCCTGAGGCCATGGTTATATTTGATCAGATCCTGGCGGCCGTGGGCCACTGCCATGAGCAGGGCGTGGCCCACAGGGACCTCAAGCTGAAAAACCTACTGCTGGACTCAGACATGAATGTCAGGCTGGTGGACTTTGGGCTGAGCTGCCAGCTGCCCGAGGGCGAGCTGGTGTCCGGCTTCTGCGGGACACCAAAGTACAGCGCCCCCGAGGTGTTCCAGCAGGAGCCGTACGATCCATTCGCAGCAGACATGTGGAGCCTGGGGGTCATCCTCTTTGCCATGCTGGCGGGGGCCATGCCCTTCACAGGGAAGGACCAGGAGGAGCTGCGGGACTGCATCCAGAGGGGGAGCTACGAGCTCCCGTGtgcggccagcccagccctgaaggAGCTCCTGAGCTCATTGCTCAACCTGGACCCAAGCGACAGGCCCACGGTGGAAGTTGCTCAGGAACATTGGTGGTTCGATCCCATACGAGAAGGAGCCGAGGGCGAGGAGGTGACCGTGGTGCAGCCCCTGGGGGTTCCTGAGGACCCAGAGGCCCAGGATTACCTGGCGGGCCTGGGTCTGCTTCCGGACGCTGGAGCCTCGgtgccatctggtcctggaggaTCCAGCCGGAGGTCCCTGCAGCCGGACTCCCGGAGCCTGGAGCAGGTACAACCCTTTTGGCAGAGCGTGGGTCTGGCCGTGGTCTCCCCACGCAGCTTGACGGTTTTGTGGGCATGA